ACCTTCCAATCATTCGAATAATGGAGTTTGATAAAATCTGTCCCTGATATAAAATGTAGTATATTGTTTAGTAACAATaagatattacaaataataatataggtaccaaaataattgtacaataaaaactaGGAGAAATACTTggaaatagatatattatctatCTTTATCCATCgctcaaaatcattttttacgtatttaattatttatcattaaattcaataatattttatctataaaaatttacaatggtGAAGTAGGTACACAAATCAAAATCTATAGATTTATgaagtatatatacctactttatatagaaaaagtgaattttctttaatttttattctaaaatatgttttaccgacagattaaattaatttgaatatgaaaaaaaataatattactacatacaaaatacaagCATCTATTAAAACACTTAGTAGATATATGTAACTAGTTTTTTTTCCAGGATTCTTTCTCCTACGCGGGTTATTccgctaaaaattataatagctgttaaaaataaataaggttaataaactaaacttttaaaacgatataattatacatatgtattagtGAAGACTTAGTGAAATTGTGCACTATATATTGACCTATTCACAGTAACGTATACAAAGGGGACGTGTGGTCAGATCCCCCCCATTggctttttgttatttttgtttttgcttaCATTATGCAGTATGcactataatgtaatattttatgatattattatgatctatCGAGCTATtgaattttgacaattttgtcaatactgaataccattataattttattttatttgtagcaaagcaataattatttagtcgaAATGGTCAATGACGACTatgattatactttattatagcttaccttattatttaaagaaacaatactttttttttttaatgaatatttacaatctgtatacacatataatacaataagtaaattttgagggtttatattacaatacaatactcGTAGACTTGAGTGAAGGAGGCGTCTAGTGACaccacaaaacaatattttatattatatagttatatgtatactatataatatatatactatgcatGTAAGCTCGACTAAAAGGGCTATGTTTCCATTTTTTACACTTATTACGGCAGTTCAtagaaatattcaattacaGCAGAAGTTTTAAACTaactagcaaaaaaaaaataaaagagcaAACTAAATTtgccaatttaattattatttattttatttatatatttaatgatgtaGCATTTTATAGTGCAGTAGTTTTGACTTTATGGAGTATTGGAGTGGATAATCGTccatattgtgtttaatatacatattatttgaatcaaaaaaacaaattagttattatattttatacttttatagtaataataacttatgtaatattactatagctattattaagtattcacttataaagttttaaatcaataccatCGTTTTGTGTAAAGACATTTGACTAtagtcaattataaatataccttatacacgtagaaattaaaaaaacattgacataattttagaaataaattggcAACAAATAAACATTCAATAGTGATAAAATATCCATAACCAGTTTCatgcatattaaatttaaaacaaacagtaataatttccctttatgttaattttaatgtgagttcaagaaataaaatttataaatgttcatgGTAAACCATATTGCACGAACAAGTTGTCCTGATTGGATTACGATCTACGGCTAATGGaaccacttaaaaaattataacaactagtacttataacaaatcataaaataaaataccaactaACCAACTAtaagtgaaaatttaaaacagaaaaCATTAATACGAAATTACAATCGTGCCACAAAGATATTACTTACCATGAATCCATGAGTTACCTATATTAAGTTTTGTGTTTGATTTAAGATCAATtgcatcatcattattattatgattgtgattattgttacatagtatcattattcatctaaaaatattagaatgaaTTATACAGATATACAATATGAGATAAAACTTATGAAAGTAACTAGAAGGAAAGGAAATTCAACCATtcggtatttatttttgttaccaATATTACCATACAAATCGTAAAACTATTTACCCTTTACTGATTTTAatagatgataataatttacgataGGTTATATAGACGTTTTCTGTAATCACTATAATAGAtagattatgtaatatatgtgtgttttATACTGATGTATCATTCATTCCCATTGTTACGAATATATTTCGTTTTATCAACTCAtacaacataaacataatgttttgatttaactTTTCAATATCTAATTACACTAAATAGAACATAATTAAgtgacaatataaattatgatacaagTTCATTATGTTAAAGGATACAAACAGACTTGAGCAACATTAttcttaaaacttattatatgcattatattcttattattcttattaggACAAAGGTAATCATTAAGTTACTCGACAAAGCAGAAAAATAGATACAACTTTTTTCTTTACAAaacctaaatttattttatataattattatacaaaatattattataatatacaatattgaaaataatataaataaatattattaagtactttttttcaatgatatgtattttttctaacaaagtaacaaatatttataagtattaagtatgtatatgcatttgtataaataataatttaattaatacagtaACCAATTGCTTATTAGAAACAATcagaaatgtatatattatatttgaaatatttcatcttGGTACAAGATACAAGAATTGTCCTATTAGGTGGCTTTTACTGTTTAGCCTTACtcaaaataaaacagaatgtttagatattattatagtaataaactaataagtaataaccaaaattttgtttcgtaaataaataataagtattttattgttttatttgttatttaaaaatgcgtAATTGCTGGTAAATAAAGAAACGGTAAGCCGGTAAGCGTATTTCGtatataagtaagtatataacatCATAACCACAAACGCTTGCAGGTTTTAGcagaatattatgatttacaaaaaatataattttttgatttttaaaatgccataattttgttttgttttttttgtttttgtaatattagttACAGCCAAACGAGATGAATTGTCAAAAAATAGCGTCGGATATTAACGCGTTTTTGTCGAATCTAATGGACAACGAAAATCTTCCGGATACGCGTTCGTTAAGCGCGCACGGACGTTCTTATCAAGCGATTTTCTTTCGTATTCACGTTCTGAGCGTACCACTACCACATTGTCCAGTTTTCGGATGTTTGGCAAAAAATGGATAACTGTGCTCCGATAACACGAAATTTCGCACATAGGATTGTTATGTAATGTCAATGTCCGCAATTTCTTCAGATTCCGTAGTTTGTATGTGTCCACAAAGTCTTGAATGTCGTTCCTGTGTAAGTACAACATCGACAGATTTGGAAAAAGCAGAAATTCCTGGAACCATTTATACCACGAAGGGcattaatacaattgtatagtatacgtcatgaataatctataaaacaaaatataagggAGCTGGGGATCTAGAGCTCGACCTTTAGTACGTAATCATTttcaacttaaattttttcatagcCATCATGTTGGGTAATTTAGaaagttcaaatatttcagaagttttacaagaaaattacataataattcataatatcgGTAAAtggtaaatgataataaaatatatataaacaattattatcttaatttaataaaaaataattacatacaagTACCATTcggataatatttacttaaatatagaactatatgtaacaaaaaagaaaaaacaattgataaaAACATTCTTCTAAGTATTACAATaccaaaaaaaactttttaattataaataaaattcaataacattttgGAATTATAAGAtctaactttataatttaagtatctaataatataatatgatatttaaatataatatttaattttaaaaatcaatttaatttgtttgataaatgATAGATTTactaaaacatgtttaataaaattaaaagtaccaAACTACAAACAAATcaatcaaaaattcaaaactagaaataattaatttacatagacAGGAATACAGTTTATCTTAGATGACATTTAGATACTGAGATAGCtaatatcttatttatctAGATGAGATAAAGATGCTGCAGTTTTATCTATATACTACTCAGTGCTCAACACTGATTGTAGTACACATACTTACGTCACTGATTGATGTTAGATTATTGTCGGACAAATCTAACCACGAAAGGTAATCAGCCATTTCGAATAGACGATCAGCCAAGTTCCGTAGACcattgacgtttttcaaatagtttttgttCAGCCAAAATGAACCTGTTTTGTAGCGGTTGCTCTTTGGGTTTTTCTTTGGCGCTCCCCGTACTCTCAATGGCAATGGCTTTTCGTTTCCGTTCAACTCTGAAACGATACATAATTTGACGAAtgtttagaattgttttctattactatttatatattagcttatatatatatttatgtcttagcataattataaaataatataggtataaaagcTGTTTAGTGTAAACAacgcaatttatattattgttaagatataaataaatatgtgtattgtgtaagtttaatagaatataaactaattatcttttgttatgagtaaaaaaaacttttctttcgtttattgttttgattttgtttattatttatactcaattaactcaataaatttatataattaattaaatatttttttttagtattaaacgCGATCACAGAAATCAAAAACTCTACATTTCCGATGCAGTTCTTcactaatgaaaaaatactCTGGTCATTTATTCAACATCTACCGAGTTGGTGTCGGTTTGCACACATTTGGTTTTTACACTCGAATTACGCGCTCACAGCTTCCTCTTGACCATTATTCTAGTcatttaggtattttatattaattattattattttgtaattcaacCTGAAATGATCATTAATATGAATtgttaataatctaaaaacgGTATACATTTtctgtatttaaatgttaaattgacCAATATTGAAGTGAAGAGGAAACCCTATATGGTATAGAGGaatgacatatattataagtaactaTTTCCGGATGGGACAAACTTTTTCAGGTATTAGATATTCACGCCATTgacatgaatatataattacatctgTATTCTATActtaacatattttcatataatactgtaatactaATCAAAAAGAACTTGGTCAAATTAATAAGGCGTACCTACCTACGATATGgttaattattgttacgatttgaaaatatacataagtacataCCTAGTGCCTACACAACTACCATCAATACgaacaatacaaataagtaTGGGTAGCTCTTAGCTATGTATACCTTCAAGTGAAACAAGATTCCTGTAAGAAAAATCCAATGGTTTTgcgcatttaaaatattgataagacGTGTTACACTTAGAATCGTCATCCTGTGACATTTGATAACACTTGTGTAAGTAATATACGTTGTATTtcgttaaaagttaatatgtttatcaaaatgtgtatatgtatgaTTTGCAGCGTAGTcgattgtgttttttttgatCACGATGCACACgggtaattatacaaaaactagTCACCATCGCTATGGTTACCCCATTGGCCGTTGGGTTTGAATTTTGTaactaatgaattttaaaatactatgaaCCAAAGGCTCAACTAGATCGTCCATTGTGTGAATATGTCACTTATCAGCTATTTATTTGCATCTTAAATTCTCAAGTATACTTTCGCTGGAAAATATAGGAAAAAGATTTACTATGGATACAAATGTTACCTACCTACAATAAGGAAGTGTAATGTGTCGGTACCTATTAGTCTTAGTGTCTACTGTCTAATTATGCTCCATCAAAATGTTATACTATTGATACAAACCATAAAATGCATTATGATTTCAAAATCCTATTCATGTTTACATGAAGGGAAATGTATTAGcactttctaattttttttaggccatgtaatagtatttttttctataaaggGTTCGTTAATACACGTATACTGTCACgcctgaatattttattaggtgtGACtagttagttaaatttttctacTCAAGACTGCCGCGCCCGTAAATCACCTGGTAATTCAATTACTTAagttatattcttaattttaaattattttaagaacacaaattttattttaaaaaaggtgGGCAAGTGAGTATCGTTCTGTCCGTTCTACTATACGGTAAGgttttttcatttaagtataaattacctTGAGGAACTTTGTATTCAGTTTTCAAGCTTTAGCAGTAGTATGAAAAAGAAAGTTCATTACCACCCCACTTGCTCCATTCCCCCGCCACCTCTACCACTTCGTCGCCGCTGAACTGATATCACCTTTCTTATACCCCGCTACAGTTTCAATagaaatgtatactattttattacctataaaatacaaaaatctcATAGTTttgtttacgtatttttcaattcAGCATTTCCATACTTACTGTTactaatacttataacttatacctCCCATTCCaccgtaattaaattattggataatgcatattattttactatatgggTACGGTGGTGTTCATCCCACGAAAGCATGGGCGTAGCGAGGGTGGGGCAGCGGGGGCAAGTGCCCTCCCCTTGCAtttcaaactaaattatatttcttacaccatataaattgagttttaatgatttaaaattggcTATGCCACAGCCCTCCAGTGGCGCAACTACGGAGGTGCTGAAGCACCCCCAGCTTTACTTTAAGCACCCCCAAGTTTCACGTCtttgtaatttcaaaaatttatagttttaacaatGTAGTTTATTCtatgattttataacataataaatttaaacacataGTTCTTAAAAACAGAAATGCAAAGAACAGTTAAAAAAACAGGTTagatgacataaaaaaaaattctaaataaagaAGTATTTCCAAATTTATACAAGTTAATGCAATTTGCATTTACCATACCTCTTGTCTGTTCTGCAACATGCGAACGAAGTTTTTTCTCAATGAGGGAGTTGGAAAATTGGTTGCGAAGCAACATGTTACAGCAGtgcttttatgtatttatgtatgcaaatatacgctaaatatgtattttgtttttttttacattaagatttttcgtttttgataaaaataatatttaaaagataggggaaaatatgtacaatttcaatatgatataatatattaggtatatttacttcaagaattaaaatttacaactttatggattttgaatattttgataggttttcaattacaaattcacgAAAATTATCAGCCCAACCAAGCAAagatctttaatttttatcaggtatttattttatattggcaacatttttataaggacatatttttcaagaaatgaattttgaaatatactcAAAGTTCGAAATTAtcgtgaaatattaataaaaaaaataacactaaaatgtaataaaatgcaattttattttagagtatacataatattattaaaaaacctcaAAATATGCGAAAATAtgtacattcaaatttaattttttaattcgttaGATTGTGATTTGTTATCTCATACAGCGACTTTTTGATGCACTCAGtaaaaacatgcaaatgcaTGATCTTGAAGGctctaatcataaatattgagAGAGACCTCACAAATGACATTGttacaaaagaaatattaaacaaattgacaaatatttctagaaaattatgtttgacACTTTATTCtaaagtatgtattataatcaaaataatataataaaaaaaaaatgaattgtgttatatttttttttccaaaaataatatttcgaatATAATACCAGTATAATCTAAATACtgagattatataaaattgggGGGGTGTTGGGGGCAAAGCCCCCACGACtttgtaaaaaattcataattgtaGCACCCCCAAGATTTGAACTCTAGTTGCACCACTACTGCCCCCCCTGATTGAAATTCTAGCTACGCCCATGCACGAAAGTATTCTATGTGACtcgtaacacatttttaaaataaaactaaatattcaaaaacagtaaaaatattatacaaaatacaattttttattaatttatgaattcttttaaataattccaaaaatacaataataataataataataataacaaaataaaaaatatataaaaatatacttacgtttttttttttgtcggatgttttcaaataaaaattttacaatttaatattgatatcacCCATGCtcatataagtacatattgaTAAAACTATTGTGTACCATGTACCTCATCTCGAATCTTTTCAGTAGTCAATAAAAGATGAGAAAACAAATTCAATGtggtaacaaaattatattattagattaagaTTGAGATTGAGATTATATTTAGTAGGCCACCAAAGGCCGCTCGAAGATAATTGTTTACCAAAGTGACAAATCAAAGAAAAAACGTTGGGCATTACTGACATAGtagtatatactaaatagtaaatagtatacatataatataactgcttactacgaataatattatcaacactatcattatattatacatatattatatattacttcgAACAGATTATGGCGATTATGCCTCccacaacaatatataatatatagcttactatatagtatatatagttttttagagtttatacatatttataataacatctaagccaaaattaatttagtacgtTTTCAATCTTAAACCGTTAAATACGCTCATTTATCGTTCGattcaacttaaaaatatctaattaggtaattttaattttcagctATGCTGAAAGTTGTGAACTAAGTCGATAATTCActgagttaattattattattattttttttttttaaacaagtttttattattaattttttaaatggcaGCAACTTTTGTCTGCGATTAGTGATTATAGGATTTTTACTTCCATCGTCGTGGGgagtaagaaataaatatgaagAACAACTTCTCAGTACTACGtgtcgtattaataataattagtgctAGGATTTCTACgcatttgcatgtttttttacttaagaACAAATTTATTGGTATCAGATATGTCCACGATTTGGCCTATTCttgattaaatagtataatttttattgaatattttggacataatgcatataatagcatatgtataaattgttgagaatcttgttaattttaaatagtatttatttaataaacgtctataattattggtttatttttcgaattatcgtaaatatacctatttaaactaaaattaacttaatactaaagaagaataaaagattcaaaacatttctagaaatgtgtaaaattataaacggtCATTATAAAACGGAAAGAAAAGctgttaatattactttaactcCGGGATCAGATTATGTCATTTAAATATGCTCCAATAAAATCGTGTGATGTGGAAAACAGTTTAAGCCAATATAAATCTTCGATTTAATCGCCTGTCGTtcacatttgaaaatttaataaaacataatttaataatagtatgtaataatattaactaatatttaaaaaaaaattgttcttgcatatttttgcatattttggtaaataaaatgcataggtattttacaattttttactacatataaatattagccctaacaataataattacaatgagTCTATACAGTCAAGCACTCGTATAAAATCGAGTGTTGAGTAcattttactgttatttttggttttgttattaatactaaacatttttaaaatgtgtgcTGTTTGCAAGCATCATCTACGCGGGGCTATAGAcaggttaaaaaaatacaaaaagtgTTTCAGCTATCTCGGTAGGGAAATAAATTACTCAGATAACTGAAAACATACTTGATTTACTACACCctgtatttctaataatacaaatttattaaatgtaatttttttaattattgagtgtattttatacatatatatatattttaattattggatatatattttatgatttgtagtataaattgttaataaataatgtaacagCTTAGTACAATACTATTTCTCAAATATGGatactttaatatactaaactatactcatagtattataactataataacacatactatgttattttactatattcatacttatatagttatatataatataataataaataataatagtaattatatattatatatactttataatagtataattgtttattatacgattttttatttaaagaaacctaatataattataatatttaataatgatattaaaatttccaataacaaatttttattttatacctaataaatcttttttgttagttaatatttattcatttttaagtttatcggcttatatatattaaaagtacataaatagtaaatactatatgtgtatattatataaacgcatattttagttgtatttaGTACTAGAAGTCCCGAAccctgattataatattattaattattatattataataactctagacatcacaaaaaaaataaacttaacataaacaaattgtatacagtatactatataaatatatctaattattaacatagattattattgttatatcgaTGAATTACctataaacacattaaaattgtttgtatatcaaatataatacatgtattatgtacattttttatttaacaaataattcttTTCAGAACTATATAATCATAGCGTGTggtcaaaacatttattttaatacttaaaatataatatcacccACGGTcatattaggtaatataacgtataatataccgtGTGTTCATCAATTTAGGGAACACTGAATTTCTCGGCCGGATTATATAGGaataaatcgaattttttttatacaagctagtggtatataaatatacattttcagataaatttcaaatgtttaatcCTCTCGGTACGTGCATGCGCAATACAActtgcattttttaaatggaaacCGGTGTTTTGATATACCAAATACGGATAGACtgaatttttaagtcattttgtCATATTAAccatgattttaaaaacaaaattacctGATTAACGGAATAAGAgtcatttcaatttaaataaaatttaatttaattggttattttttgaatatttttacgtatttttttttatttttttttttttatatacatatgcgCGTGTTATAAACtagtttaacataatatggatgtaaaattatattttattaaaaaaatatgtagaaatattcaaaaagtaactaataataaataattatatatatagtatatatattatatagttttatgcattttatgaatcgtataaatgtattatttattaaaactgaaGTGACTCTTATTCGGTGAATTTTGGTATCGAAAACACCGattaccatttaaaataatgaaatttatattgtgtatgcgTGTACCGAGAGGGTTAACAATATGAAATTTgtccaaaataaatatgtatttatatacactagCATGTAGAAATAATCGATTTATTCCAATATAATCCGGCCGAGAAATTTAGTGTTCCCTAAATAAGTGaacacattgtatattataaattataataaaataattataaaacgtgctatatagtagtattaatgtattataatctataaaaagtGCATATcgtgtaattactaattattgaaatcatGAATTGTTTTCTTCTGTCGGTGACTCGGTGTTATATATAACAAACTGTAATAACAGTAAGTCAGTACTTATATCTAAAtgcaaattgatttttttggcTGATCTATTGTCATTGTATTAAcacttttttgtaaaatcttaTCAGtaggtatgtttttttaacatatatgataatgattttatgatCCAGCATTTCCATTACTTAGTATCATGCAGTAGTCGTAATTACAGTGGACATTCCcattacttataacttataagttataaccgaTACTTTTCGATATTATGATGCCGTTTGTATTACAAAAGGTGTATGTGTATCCCTAAAtactttagtaaaatataaaattatataatcataaaaacggCTCTGCCGTTCTTATGCTGGTAGACCAATGATTGGAAAGAACGACGTTCATGAACTCACGTTCATATTTAGTGAAATACACGCAAACGTCactcatttttttcaaatagaacGTAAACATGAACgatgtcaatatttttaaagcaattTTAGGACATTcagatttatttactattttataaacattttattaatattgattattaattaatatttaataataatatttttcaatttaagtgGACGCCGCTTAAAAGACTTACGGATACAAGGTTCAGTTGCTTATTAGACTCAAATCGTCTGGAACGGTTTAGACGTAtccaaatacattataaaaattcgaTTAGAAGActcaaatttcgtaaaaataaatatttttggttaaaatttagaaataagttAGAAATAAGTACAACAAATTTtatcgcatatattataatttatagtacgagttataa
This genomic stretch from Rhopalosiphum maidis isolate BTI-1 chromosome 3, ASM367621v3, whole genome shotgun sequence harbors:
- the LOC113560115 gene encoding leucine-rich repeat-containing protein 51-like, which gives rise to MSQDDDSKCNTSYQYFKCAKPLDFSYRNLVSLEELNGNEKPLPLRVRGAPKKNPKSNRYKTGSFWLNKNYLKNVNGLRNLADRLFEMADYLSWLDLSDNNLTSISDEFLLFPNLSMLYLHRNDIQDFVDTYKLRNLKKLRTLTLHNNPMCEISCYRSTVIHFLPNIRKLDNVVVVRSEREYERKSLDKNVRARLTNAYPEDFRCPLDSTKTR